In a single window of the Pleurodeles waltl isolate 20211129_DDA chromosome 4_2, aPleWal1.hap1.20221129, whole genome shotgun sequence genome:
- the LOC138292094 gene encoding afadin- and alpha-actinin-binding protein-like isoform X1, producing MSKSQRTPRPFLQKEPVIKLDMKEEDDILRTLVDLEKQMLELMLENLELRQDRDRMIIEVEGLYRRLSPTRHTTSQDSQCYSLSMSQDSRRASLDFSSQKLRGEDKSNECVQEQATSNIKSQWRQLRRHIEKLRGQGSRPAGQKRERDLVNSVTDHDKELAKVKEELREMKLKMGGRWRTSKSQDQELQELRWEVEESKRLAETCDLELEELRQEVAESCHIVKKRTLELEDLRQEMEKNRQTGESRDQELAALRQEIEENRRKVVESPELEDLRQEIAASRELICQQQQLLQEQLASSLSSDLPTPIRGSYFLEEQLRLQEDRAAFEEQKRIFQVERRNFTEAAIRLGREKKKFDEERGLLAKHCFLNSTSAVVEAYTPPWTRGSSQATHSLEAQTRPDATVLIKPSSTSFSRHKASGSSTPKCVYERRPLARTMSTPSTAEAYRGPKWSLDQRLLATVGTELHERYSGRTTRMEYKNTPAWKRGAPVEIFSPDALPDYILHPTSNFSPSHIDGSSSVETTPVFLSKSRSSLEDTGPPSTAELYRVLGLTARSSQLSDHRSLVSGSERDSLEAIPHEETSPWMHGNALAQTERKIEPSCRMSGSTPPAQTEHYSEICSNLLSRFLDASF from the exons GAAAGAAGAGGATGATATCTTGCGCACACTTGTGGACCTGGAGAAACAGATGCTGGAGCTGATGCTTGAGAACCTGGAACTGAGGCAGGACCGGGATCGAATGATAATTGAGGTGGAGGGCCTGTACCGCCGGCTCAGTCCAACCCGTCACACCACCAGCCAGGACTCCCAGTGCTACAGCCTCAGCATGAGTCAAGACAGTCGAAGA GCTTCTTTGGACTTCAGCAGTCAAAAACTTCGAGGTGAAGACAAGTCGAATGAGTGTGTGCAGGAGCAGGCAACAAGCAACATCAAAAGCCAGTGGCGCCAACTGAGGAGACACATTGAAAAGCTACGTGGACAAG GTTCTCGCCCAGCAGGGCAAAAGCGTGAGCGGGACCTGGTGAACAGTGTCACGGACCATGACAAGGAACTTGCAAAAGTCAAGGAGGAGCTGCGAGAGATGAAGCTGAAGATGGGTGGCCGGTGGCGTACCAGCAAGAGTCAGGACCAGGAGCTTCAGGAGCTGCGGTGGGAGGTTGAAGAGAGCAAGAGGCTGGCTGAGACTTGTGACCTGGAGCTGGAGGAGCTGAGGCAAGAGGTTGCAGAGAGCTGCCATATTGTAAAGAAACGGACACTTGAGCTGGAAGACCTGAGGCAAGAGATGGAGAAGAACCGTCAGACGGGAGAGAGCCGGGACCAGGAATTGGCTGCATTGAGGCAGGAGATTGAGGAGAACCGAAGGAAGGTGGTGGAGAGTCCAGAGCTGGAAGACCTGAGGCAGGAAATTGCTGCTAGTCGGGAGCTCATATGCCAACAGCAACAGCTATTACAG GAGCAGCTTGCCTCCTCCCTTAGCAGTGACCTCCCCACTCCGATCCGGGGCTCTTATTTTCTGGAGGAGCAGCTCCGCTTGCAGGAGGACCGGGCGGCCTTCGAGGAGCAGAAGCGCATCTTCCAGGTGGAGAGGAGGAACTTCACAGAAGCCGCCATCCGTCTGGGGCGTGAG AAGAAGAAGTTTGATGAGGAGCGAGGCCTGCTGGCTAAACACTGCTTCCTGAACTCCACTTCAGCGGTGGTAGAAGCGTACACCCCACCCTGGACCAGGGGCTCCTCACAGGCTACGCATA GCCTTGAGGCACAGACCCGTCCAGATGCTACCGTACTGATCAAGCCGTCTTCTACCTCCTTCTCGAGGCACAAGGCTTCTGGTTCCTCCACTCCTAAATGTGTGTATGAACGTCGACCACTAGCTCGTACCATGAGTACTCCCAGTACCGCTGAGGCTTACAGAGGGCCGAAATGGAGTCTAGATCAAAG GCTTTTGGCCACTGTGGGGACTGAGTTGCATGAACGGTACAGTGGCCGCACAACACGCATGGAGTACAAAAACACTCCAGCATGGAAGAGAGGAGCACCAGTAGAGATTTTCA GTCCGGATGCCCTTCCTGATTATATCTTGCACCCCACATCAAACTTCTCTCCTTCCCACATAGACGGCAGCAGCAGTGTGGAGACCACGCCAGTGTTTCTCTCCAAAAGTAGATCATCTCTGGAGGACACAGGCCCACCCAGCACAGCTGAGCTCTACCGAGTCCTGGGCCTCACTGCACGCAGCAG CCAGCTCAGTGATCATCGAAGCTTGGTAAGTGGCAGTGAGAGGGACAGTCTCGAAGCAATTCCCCACGAAGAGACGAGCCCTTGGATGCACGGCAATGCATTAGCACAAACAGAGCGGAAAATCGAGCCCAGCTGCAGGATGAGTGGGAGCACGCCCCCAGCCCAGACAGAGCACTACTCTGAGATCTGTAGTAACCTCCTCAGTCGCTTCCTAGATGCCTCCTTCTAG
- the LOC138292094 gene encoding afadin- and alpha-actinin-binding protein-like isoform X2 produces the protein MSKSQRTPRPFLQKEPVIKLDMKEEDDILRTLVDLEKQMLELMLENLELRQDRDRMIIEVEGLYRRLSPTRHTTSQDSQCYSLSMSQDSRRASLDFSSQKLRGEDKSNECVQEQATSNIKSQWRQLRRHIEKLRGQGSRPAGQKRERDLVNSVTDHDKELAKVKEELREMKLKMGGRWRTSKSQDQELQELRWEVEESKRLAETCDLELEELRQEVAESCHIVKKRTLELEDLRQEMEKNRQTGESRDQELAALRQEIEENRRKVVESPELEDLRQEIAASRELICQQQQLLQEQLASSLSSDLPTPIRGSYFLEEQLRLQEDRAAFEEQKRIFQVERRNFTEAAIRLGREKKFDEERGLLAKHCFLNSTSAVVEAYTPPWTRGSSQATHSLEAQTRPDATVLIKPSSTSFSRHKASGSSTPKCVYERRPLARTMSTPSTAEAYRGPKWSLDQRLLATVGTELHERYSGRTTRMEYKNTPAWKRGAPVEIFSPDALPDYILHPTSNFSPSHIDGSSSVETTPVFLSKSRSSLEDTGPPSTAELYRVLGLTARSSQLSDHRSLVSGSERDSLEAIPHEETSPWMHGNALAQTERKIEPSCRMSGSTPPAQTEHYSEICSNLLSRFLDASF, from the exons GAAAGAAGAGGATGATATCTTGCGCACACTTGTGGACCTGGAGAAACAGATGCTGGAGCTGATGCTTGAGAACCTGGAACTGAGGCAGGACCGGGATCGAATGATAATTGAGGTGGAGGGCCTGTACCGCCGGCTCAGTCCAACCCGTCACACCACCAGCCAGGACTCCCAGTGCTACAGCCTCAGCATGAGTCAAGACAGTCGAAGA GCTTCTTTGGACTTCAGCAGTCAAAAACTTCGAGGTGAAGACAAGTCGAATGAGTGTGTGCAGGAGCAGGCAACAAGCAACATCAAAAGCCAGTGGCGCCAACTGAGGAGACACATTGAAAAGCTACGTGGACAAG GTTCTCGCCCAGCAGGGCAAAAGCGTGAGCGGGACCTGGTGAACAGTGTCACGGACCATGACAAGGAACTTGCAAAAGTCAAGGAGGAGCTGCGAGAGATGAAGCTGAAGATGGGTGGCCGGTGGCGTACCAGCAAGAGTCAGGACCAGGAGCTTCAGGAGCTGCGGTGGGAGGTTGAAGAGAGCAAGAGGCTGGCTGAGACTTGTGACCTGGAGCTGGAGGAGCTGAGGCAAGAGGTTGCAGAGAGCTGCCATATTGTAAAGAAACGGACACTTGAGCTGGAAGACCTGAGGCAAGAGATGGAGAAGAACCGTCAGACGGGAGAGAGCCGGGACCAGGAATTGGCTGCATTGAGGCAGGAGATTGAGGAGAACCGAAGGAAGGTGGTGGAGAGTCCAGAGCTGGAAGACCTGAGGCAGGAAATTGCTGCTAGTCGGGAGCTCATATGCCAACAGCAACAGCTATTACAG GAGCAGCTTGCCTCCTCCCTTAGCAGTGACCTCCCCACTCCGATCCGGGGCTCTTATTTTCTGGAGGAGCAGCTCCGCTTGCAGGAGGACCGGGCGGCCTTCGAGGAGCAGAAGCGCATCTTCCAGGTGGAGAGGAGGAACTTCACAGAAGCCGCCATCCGTCTGGGGCGTGAG AAGAAGTTTGATGAGGAGCGAGGCCTGCTGGCTAAACACTGCTTCCTGAACTCCACTTCAGCGGTGGTAGAAGCGTACACCCCACCCTGGACCAGGGGCTCCTCACAGGCTACGCATA GCCTTGAGGCACAGACCCGTCCAGATGCTACCGTACTGATCAAGCCGTCTTCTACCTCCTTCTCGAGGCACAAGGCTTCTGGTTCCTCCACTCCTAAATGTGTGTATGAACGTCGACCACTAGCTCGTACCATGAGTACTCCCAGTACCGCTGAGGCTTACAGAGGGCCGAAATGGAGTCTAGATCAAAG GCTTTTGGCCACTGTGGGGACTGAGTTGCATGAACGGTACAGTGGCCGCACAACACGCATGGAGTACAAAAACACTCCAGCATGGAAGAGAGGAGCACCAGTAGAGATTTTCA GTCCGGATGCCCTTCCTGATTATATCTTGCACCCCACATCAAACTTCTCTCCTTCCCACATAGACGGCAGCAGCAGTGTGGAGACCACGCCAGTGTTTCTCTCCAAAAGTAGATCATCTCTGGAGGACACAGGCCCACCCAGCACAGCTGAGCTCTACCGAGTCCTGGGCCTCACTGCACGCAGCAG CCAGCTCAGTGATCATCGAAGCTTGGTAAGTGGCAGTGAGAGGGACAGTCTCGAAGCAATTCCCCACGAAGAGACGAGCCCTTGGATGCACGGCAATGCATTAGCACAAACAGAGCGGAAAATCGAGCCCAGCTGCAGGATGAGTGGGAGCACGCCCCCAGCCCAGACAGAGCACTACTCTGAGATCTGTAGTAACCTCCTCAGTCGCTTCCTAGATGCCTCCTTCTAG
- the CLPP gene encoding ATP-dependent Clp protease proteolytic subunit, mitochondrial: MWLNLRAFGRSVQQGSLLLSACRQLHQSPPWHSPLIPIVVEQTGRGERAYDIYSRLLRERIICLMGPIDDSLASLVIAQLLFLQSESNKKPIHMYINSPGGSVTSGLAIYDTMQYILNPICTWCVGQAASMGSLLLAAGSVGMRHSLPNSRIMIHQPSGGVRGQATDIAIQAEEILKLKKQINVIYAKHTKQPLTVIETMMERDRYMSPIEAQEFGILDKVLVHPPHDGEDEPELVQKEPLVPGESCKEP; the protein is encoded by the exons ATGTGGCTGAATTTACGGGCGTTTGGT AGGAGTGTCCAGCAAGGAAGCCTCTTGCTATCAGCATGCAGGCAGTTGCATCAGTCTCCACCATGGCACAGCCCACTCATCcctattgtggtggaacagacg GGCCGTGGAGAACGGGCATACGACATCTACTCCCGATTGCTGAGGGAGCGGATAATATGTCTGATGGGCCCT ATTGATGATTCTTTGGCCAGCCTGGTGATTGCACAGCTACTCTTCCTGCAGTCTGAAAGCAACAAGAAGCCCATTCATATGTACATCAACAGCCCAG GTGGCTCTGTGACGTCGGGCTTGGCGATCTATGACACCATGCAGTACATTCTGAACCCCATCTGTACTTGGTGTGTGGGGCAGGCAGCTAGCATGGGGTCCCTGCTCCTTGCCGCTGGATCTGTGGGCATGAGACACTCACTACCAAACTCTCGCATCATGATCCACCAGCCATCTGGGGGAGTACGG GGCCAAGCCACAGACATCGCCATCCAGGCGGAGGAAATCCTCAAACTCAAGAAGCAAATCAATGTAATCTATGCAAAGCACACCAAGCAGCCCCTCACAGTCATTG AAACAATGATGGAGCGGGACCGGTATATGAGCCCAATAGAAGCCCAGGAGTTTGGGATCCTGGACAAAGTCTTGGTACATCCTCCACATGATGGTGAGGATGAACCTGAGCTGGTGCAGAAGGAGCCATTGGTGCCAGGCGAGTCCTGCAAAGAACCGTAG
- the LOC138292094 gene encoding afadin- and alpha-actinin-binding protein-like isoform X3 has product MSKSQRTPRPFLQKEPVIKLDMKEEDDILRTLVDLEKQMLELMLENLELRQDRDRMIIEVEGLYRRLSPTRHTTSQDSQCYSLSMSQDSRRASLDFSSQKLRGEDKSNECVQEQATSNIKSQWRQLRRHIEKLRGQGSRPAGQKRERDLVNSVTDHDKELAKVKEELREMKLKMGGRWRTSKSQDQELQELRWEVEESKRLAETCDLELEELRQEVAESCHIVKKRTLELEDLRQEMEKNRQTGESRDQELAALRQEIEENRRKVVESPELEDLRQEIAASRELICQQQQLLQEQLASSLSSDLPTPIRGSYFLEEQLRLQEDRAAFEEQKRIFQVERRNFTEAAIRLGREKKKFDEERGLLAKHCFLNSTSAVVEAYTPPWTRGSSQATHSLEAQTRPDATVLIKPSSTSFSRHKASGSSTPKCVYERRPLARTMSTPSTAEAYRGPKWSLDQRLLATVGTELHERYSGRTTRMEYKNTPAWKRGAPVEIFTSSVIIEAW; this is encoded by the exons GAAAGAAGAGGATGATATCTTGCGCACACTTGTGGACCTGGAGAAACAGATGCTGGAGCTGATGCTTGAGAACCTGGAACTGAGGCAGGACCGGGATCGAATGATAATTGAGGTGGAGGGCCTGTACCGCCGGCTCAGTCCAACCCGTCACACCACCAGCCAGGACTCCCAGTGCTACAGCCTCAGCATGAGTCAAGACAGTCGAAGA GCTTCTTTGGACTTCAGCAGTCAAAAACTTCGAGGTGAAGACAAGTCGAATGAGTGTGTGCAGGAGCAGGCAACAAGCAACATCAAAAGCCAGTGGCGCCAACTGAGGAGACACATTGAAAAGCTACGTGGACAAG GTTCTCGCCCAGCAGGGCAAAAGCGTGAGCGGGACCTGGTGAACAGTGTCACGGACCATGACAAGGAACTTGCAAAAGTCAAGGAGGAGCTGCGAGAGATGAAGCTGAAGATGGGTGGCCGGTGGCGTACCAGCAAGAGTCAGGACCAGGAGCTTCAGGAGCTGCGGTGGGAGGTTGAAGAGAGCAAGAGGCTGGCTGAGACTTGTGACCTGGAGCTGGAGGAGCTGAGGCAAGAGGTTGCAGAGAGCTGCCATATTGTAAAGAAACGGACACTTGAGCTGGAAGACCTGAGGCAAGAGATGGAGAAGAACCGTCAGACGGGAGAGAGCCGGGACCAGGAATTGGCTGCATTGAGGCAGGAGATTGAGGAGAACCGAAGGAAGGTGGTGGAGAGTCCAGAGCTGGAAGACCTGAGGCAGGAAATTGCTGCTAGTCGGGAGCTCATATGCCAACAGCAACAGCTATTACAG GAGCAGCTTGCCTCCTCCCTTAGCAGTGACCTCCCCACTCCGATCCGGGGCTCTTATTTTCTGGAGGAGCAGCTCCGCTTGCAGGAGGACCGGGCGGCCTTCGAGGAGCAGAAGCGCATCTTCCAGGTGGAGAGGAGGAACTTCACAGAAGCCGCCATCCGTCTGGGGCGTGAG AAGAAGAAGTTTGATGAGGAGCGAGGCCTGCTGGCTAAACACTGCTTCCTGAACTCCACTTCAGCGGTGGTAGAAGCGTACACCCCACCCTGGACCAGGGGCTCCTCACAGGCTACGCATA GCCTTGAGGCACAGACCCGTCCAGATGCTACCGTACTGATCAAGCCGTCTTCTACCTCCTTCTCGAGGCACAAGGCTTCTGGTTCCTCCACTCCTAAATGTGTGTATGAACGTCGACCACTAGCTCGTACCATGAGTACTCCCAGTACCGCTGAGGCTTACAGAGGGCCGAAATGGAGTCTAGATCAAAG GCTTTTGGCCACTGTGGGGACTGAGTTGCATGAACGGTACAGTGGCCGCACAACACGCATGGAGTACAAAAACACTCCAGCATGGAAGAGAGGAGCACCAGTAGAGATTTTCA CCAGCTCAGTGATCATCGAAGCTTGGTAA